CTAGGTCGATCTAGCTGCGGCCCGGCCCACAGTCCACCTCATCATCACGACACCTCACTTTCCGCAGTCAGCAATGTAGAAACCCTCGGAAAGCAGAAAGAAAAGTCTCCTTTCCACCACCTCACTCCACTCCACGCCTACGCCGGCGCTCGATCCATGGGGGGCGCGAGCAACAGCATAACGGCGTGCATCAACTTCCTGGCCCTCCTCTGCACGATCCCCATCGTCATCACGGGCATCTGGCTCGCGTCCTCCAAGCAAGGCGGCGAAGAGTGCGCGCGGCTGCAGGCGCGCTGGCCCGTGGCCATCCTGGGCgggctcctcttcctcgtcgccgtcgccgggttCGCGGGCGCCTACTGGAACCGGAAGGGCCTCCTGGCCGCCTACCTCTTCGCCATGGGCGGCCTCATCAcgctcctcctcgcgctcctcgTCTTCGCCTTCGCCGTCACCCGCGGCTCCGGCGCCTACGAGGTGCCCGGACGCGCGTATCAAGAGTACCGGCTCGAGGGGTTCTCGGCGTGGCTGCGTGGTTATGTACTAGATGGAGAGGGAGACCCGCGGCGGTGGGGAAGGATCAGGGCTTGCCTTGCGGCGTCGGACACTTGCAGGAAGCTCGCCGGGGAGAGGGGGAGCGCCTTCTTCGTCGCGCCGCAGCAGTTCTACCAGTCGGACCTCTCGCCGCTCCAGGTATGACTAATCACTGCCGTTGACTGCGAAATCTGATTCGGTTTACGAGTAATAATCACATTAGCATTGTGCTCTTCGATCTTAACTCGTGAACTATGGACTAGTTTCATTTGCAGCACGTACTAGTACTAGTGTGTGTACACTACTCATTTGCAGGAGGAATGAATCAACGATTACACCGTTTGTGGCCGGCTCTATGGAGCTGGGGAAGCGGAGTTAATTATATTTGCCAAATGATTACATACGTGCAAGTGGTCGAGAGACGAATCCATACAAATGTATAGGCTGGTGTGATTTTGGGTTTAGCGTGCAAGTGCAAGTGGGTCCTATCCATGTTAGTATACGAAGCTTGTAGAAGAATGAACTGAAACTGAAGGGAAGATGTCTGTTAATACAGTACTAGTAAGCAGTGGCATTACATTTTTTATGTGGTCCATGTAATACGTGGAGGAATATTGAAATGTACAACTGCGCTAGCTATCCATACAAAAAATATCTGCAAAATTCATGAAAAAGCCTAAAAAATAGGAGTGACTATTGCTCAATCTACTGAAAATTACTACTAGTTCCTAAGTCAATGAGGTTGCATCGATATGGACGAAGCTAGCTTCCGTGTGAGGCAACCAAAGCATGGCACCAGCTCATTACCTGCTGCACGTTCTTGTTTCCTAGCGTAACCGCTTACTTCGGACTATTTTCTTGGTTGTTGCGTGACTTGTGACCTAGCAGACAGACGCATACAGTACACTAATATATCTTcaggcattttttttctcttttttttagggaaaaggcattttttttctgttaagATCAGTACACGAACAATGAGGTCTCGTAGCATCAACTGACACGTGAACGTAGCCCCTGCAGAGCAGTGGTAACTACGGAATTCAGAATGGAGGCAGTAATTTGCAAGTGCATTCTGCATCCCTCCCATAGTCCCGTGCATTGTTGCCATGTCCAAATCTAACTCGAAGGAACTCTGTTTGTGGCCAGTCCGGGTGCTGCAAGCCGCCGACGGCGTGCGGGTACGCGTACGTGGCCCCGACGGCGTGGACGAGCCCGGCGGCgagccccggcggcggcgcggacgcggCCGCGGACTGCGGCCTGTGGAGCAACGACCCGGGGCAGCTCTGCTACGGGTGCGCGTCGTGCAGGGCCGGCATGCTGGGCGCGCTCCGCGAGCAGTGGCGCCGGGCCAGCGCCGCcctcgtggccgccgccgtggcgctCATCGTCGTCTACGTCATCGGCTGCAGCGCCTTCAAGAACGCCCACACCGAGGACCTCTTCCGCCGCTACAAGTGGCCCAACAACACCTGAAGCCCGAATACTGAATGAATCGTTCTTCCCTGTTGGTTGCCAATTGCGCTAATTGCAGTAGTGTCCGGCTTGTGAATTACTATGGCTGCGTGCTTGTGCATGCGTGTAATGGGGTTGGGCAT
This is a stretch of genomic DNA from Brachypodium distachyon strain Bd21 chromosome 1, Brachypodium_distachyon_v3.0, whole genome shotgun sequence. It encodes these proteins:
- the LOC104581533 gene encoding tetraspanin-2; its protein translation is MGGASNSITACINFLALLCTIPIVITGIWLASSKQGGEECARLQARWPVAILGGLLFLVAVAGFAGAYWNRKGLLAAYLFAMGGLITLLLALLVFAFAVTRGSGAYEVPGRAYQEYRLEGFSAWLRGYVLDGEGDPRRWGRIRACLAASDTCRKLAGERGSAFFVAPQQFYQSDLSPLQSGCCKPPTACGYAYVAPTAWTSPAASPGGGADAAADCGLWSNDPGQLCYGCASCRAGMLGALREQWRRASAALVAAAVALIVVYVIGCSAFKNAHTEDLFRRYKWPNNT